In Xanthomonas fragariae, the genomic window AATGGATCGGCATGTCCCAACCGCCGAAGTCGACCATCTTGGCGCCAAGCGCACGATGGGTGTCGTTGAGGATGGTCTTCTGGGTCATGCGCGCCGGTCCAAAGGATAAGACGGCCATTATCGCTGCCCGGCCGCGCTTGGGGGAACGACATGCGCACGCTGGCAGGCAATGCGCAACCCGCACCTGGGCAGCGACATACCGCGTTGCCCAGGCGCTACGCGGCCAGAACATGATGACCGCCATGCCGAGCAGGCAACAGGCACCGCCCAACAGATCCCAACGCGTCGGCGTCACCCGCTCCACCCACCACAGCCACAGCAAGGCGCTGGCGATATAGGCGCCACCATAGGCGGCGTAGACGCGCCCATTAGGATTCGGATGCAGGCTCAACAGCCATACAGATGGCAAGGCTCTGCGCGGTCGGCAGACATGCTGCCACTTTTGCGCAGCCATAGAGAAGGAACGTAGCAGCGGACCAGTTCGGTAATCGCAGTGGCCGCGAACAGCAGCAGGGTAGTGGGCGCGGAGTTCATGCGTGGCGTGGCGTGTTGGAGCGTGGTTTGTCGAAGTCTGCCTGATGCACCTCCGGGTTGTCGGGAGCTTGCTCGCCCGCGGCAGGTTTGTCGGCACTAGGCGCGTGGCGGGCTGGCTTGTCGAGAGCCGATGCGTCGCCACCTCGCTCGCCACGCTTGACGTGTTGCCATAGCGCTTCCTGCTCACTCAACGACAACGCTGCCAACGTGGTGCCCGCAGCGTGCGCCTGCACTTCCATCGCACGGAAGCGCCGTTCGAATTTCAGGTTGGCGTGTCGAAGCGCGGCGCCGACATCGACCTTGGCGTGCCGCGCCAGGTTGGCGCAGACGAACAACACATCGCCGAGCTCGTCCTCCAGCCGGGCCTGATTGTCGGCCACCGGGCCGCGTGCGAATTCCACCCGCAGCTCTTCGACTTCTTCCTGCAGTTTTTCCAGCACCGGCACAGGGCCTGGCCAGTCGAAGCCAACCCGCGCCGCGCGCGATTGCAGCTTGGTGGAGCGCTGCCATTCCGGCAGACCGCGCGCGATGCCGGCGAGTGCGGAGTCGTCCTGGTTGCCGGCGGCGCGGCGTTCGTCACGCTTGATCTGCTCCCAGTTGGCGCGCACGGCCTGTGCGTCGTCGGCCTGTCGTTCGGCGAATATGTGCGGGTGGCGCCGCACCAGCTTGTCGCTGAGTGTGGCGACCACCTCGGCAAACCCGAAGGCGCCTTGCTCGGCTGCCATCTGTGCATGGAAGACCACTTGCAGCAGCAGGTCGCCCAATTCGTCGCGCAAACCAGGCAGGTCGTTGCGGTCGATCGCGTCGGCAACTTCGTAGGCTTCTTCGATCGTGTACGGCGCGATGCTGGCGAAGGTCTGCTCCACATTCCAAGGACAGCCGTGCTCACGATCGCGCAGGCGCGCCATCAGCTGCAGCAGGTGCTGGATGTCACCGGTCGGCGGGGTCTGAGGCATCGTGTGTTCCTGGGGCGTTATGCAGTTGAGGGGCGCTGCCTACGCGATAGCGCGGCAGCGACTCAGAACCATCGCAGCGGCATCATGCAGCGGAGGCGAGCGGTAGCAGCAGTCTACAATTTCACTTCATGAGGACTTTGCGCACTCACTGCTGCGCCGCACGCACAGTCATCTAGTAGCGGCGCTCACGCAAGCCAATCGCGCCACGGCAGATTGGGATCGCCCAGCGCAACGAACTCGCCATTGAGCAAGCTGTCGCGGCGGTTGTAGCGAAACGGCTTGCCGGTACCGCTGGCCAACAACACGCCACCGGCAGCATGCAACACGCATTGGCCGGCAGCGGTGTCCCACTCGGAGGTGGGACCGAAGCGCGGGTAAACATCTAGGTCGCCTTCGGCGATGCGGCAGAACTTCAACGACGACCCTTGCGCGACCACATCGATCTCGCCCATACGCGCGAGCGCGGCGGCGGTGCGCGCATCGCGGTGCGAACGGGTCGCCGCAACCCGCAACGGTG contains:
- the mazG gene encoding nucleoside triphosphate pyrophosphohydrolase yields the protein MPQTPPTGDIQHLLQLMARLRDREHGCPWNVEQTFASIAPYTIEEAYEVADAIDRNDLPGLRDELGDLLLQVVFHAQMAAEQGAFGFAEVVATLSDKLVRRHPHIFAERQADDAQAVRANWEQIKRDERRAAGNQDDSALAGIARGLPEWQRSTKLQSRAARVGFDWPGPVPVLEKLQEEVEELRVEFARGPVADNQARLEDELGDVLFVCANLARHAKVDVGAALRHANLKFERRFRAMEVQAHAAGTTLAALSLSEQEALWQHVKRGERGGDASALDKPARHAPSADKPAAGEQAPDNPEVHQADFDKPRSNTPRHA